A window of Acinonyx jubatus isolate Ajub_Pintada_27869175 chromosome B2, VMU_Ajub_asm_v1.0, whole genome shotgun sequence genomic DNA:
AATGACATGACATTTGACCATCTGGTTACAGTTTTTAAGTGGGAACTGCTAAATAGAGATATAAACTGGTGATATTTTATTTGGGGCCAAGTGAGCTCAATTGCCCTCAAACTATAGAAGAGATATTACTACTTACACTTAGGAAAGCAGctccatttttaaaaggctacatgttcttgaagtttttttttttttaaggaaattttggAAGATCAGGGGAAGAGATctgcataaaaatgaaaatatgcttacACTGGACAACATAATCAGGAATTATTCCAAAAAAGGATGCACAGTTCCCGtttgggagaagagggaaagataaGCAAGTCATGGTTTGAATAGAAAATTCTCTAGACAGTGATGTGGTGCAGGCTGCCCCTCAGCTGCCCTCCTGGCCAGGTACCCCTGGATAGGTACCCCTGGCCAGGTAACTATAAGGGATGGTGCCCAAGGCCCCCACTCTCCTCACCCCACTGCACTTGGGACCCAGTCTCAACTGAATGAAAACTGACAATAGGGAGCCTTCTTTGGCCCCATCAGCCGGGCAACCCTCCCTTGGTGTCCTGCAGATGGTTCCTTGGAAGGCCACCGGTGTCAGAGTGCTAACAGTCCTTAGTATTCTTTCCAACAATAAGCCTCAAATGGGACCCCTACTTCATTAAGTGATTGATGCAGAGAGTTTTGCTGGCTCCTTCCACATCTTCACTCACCCTTCCTGGGCTCCTCACCAGTAGCCTGGAAGCTCCAAGGTACACTTCAGTGAGAGCCAACAAAAGGGGACAATGGAGAAGAACCACTGAAAATGAGACTCATTACATTGCTGTGGGTGCCCCTGAGCTGTTCAGAGGGTTCTGCTTCTGGTGGGAATGCTCTGCTCTAACTTGGGGGTAAGATTTAGGGAGAAGGGCAGGTCATTCTTAAGGCCATTGGCCAGACATCTAATGAGGCCAgagccagaaaaataaagatttgcaaTGTCTCTCCTTCAACTTCTACCAATTTTGTGGGATGATTTTTGTGGTTTTCTAGACCTGGGATTGTTCTCTTAGTTCTAAAATCTCAGAGTAAAAATCTGTGTCAGTAGCTAGGACAATCCCTGGTATATGATAGATTCTCAAatatgtgctgaatgaatgaatgagaattcttCCTACCCAGAAGTATGGGGCAAGTTTGGAGCGCACGTAAAAGTTGGTGAAAGACCTCTACCCAGGGGGCGTTGGGCTTCATTGTGTAGGGCTAAccttcttgctttcctttggTTTAAATGCCATGTTGCAAAAATCAGAGGTTTTGATCTCTAGATAACTTACATGGACAGGGAGGTGTTAAAGAAGGAAGGGTGTCATTGTGCAATGATCGTAGCCCACACATTGAACATGTCCTTGGGGCCAGGCATGCGTGTAGGACATTGCCGACATTTTTTCCTGCCTCAGCCCCCTGTGATGCCAGGCCACACTTTCAAGGGCAGGCTGCCTTTTCCAGGGCCTTCTGAAGGAATGAGATTGATATCTCTATACCTCATAATTCTCTACATTATCTAAATATCTAGGCAAAATACTGTAGacccatttaattttaatttttgcagattatagatattttcccccaaatgtcaCCCAGGGataaataaagctataaaacCAAGATTCATCCTTTGTTGAAGAATCCGTCCCAAACACCAGGTGTCCTGCTGAACGATCTGACCTAAAATAACCGATAAGTAGAGGCCAGAAAGAGACTTGAGAATCCATGAGCCTATTTGGGTGTGTTGTTAGCGTCATTTAATGCTTGATACGCTTTTGAGATACTAAACATTTTATCTACCTGAAAAGGCAGGCAGAGATGAAACTTGAGAATGACATAAACGATTCAAGTCTCCAGCTGTGATGTCAGCATCCTGTTACTTCTCCATAGGGTGCTCAGTGTCACCGGCATGCATGTGCGCGACAGGCAACACCTTTAAAAGACTTTCAAAATGGACGTGTTTGCAGTGGCTGCACATTAGACCAGTTTGGAAGACTAAAACTCCTGTAGTTAGAATCCTGGGGGGttctaattttctcttcctttttcagaGGCTCTTTCCCAGGGTCCACTGTTAATGAATGGCTAAGTGGCAGAACATCCAGTAGACTGGTCTTGAGGCAGTGGAGGATAAACTAACTTAATAAAGAAGAGGATTCATGAGGATCTCCACACGAATGCTGGAGGGCAAGACAGCATACAGCTGGGTCATTCAACAAGAGAGCTGGTCATAAAAATGAGACCAAAAAATGAAAGGCGAGGGTATGTTTGAGTATGTTAGGATCAGAAACTTGCGATTTTCTAATGAGCTCCCTGCCCTCTAGGATTTCTTGGTGTTCTAAACCTCACCTTAGAAATATCCCCAATTGTACTTCTACTTGATTTTAGGCCTAGGTGATGGCATTCTTCATTCAAGATTCTGAACATCTGTTTTCAGAATGGAATCCATGAAGGCATTGCTGGGACGTGGCCAATTTCAGTGGAGAAGGAacaattttcaaatttgttttaaatagtgCTTTAATATGACACcatctcacattttattttatttaaaaattttttattttattttattttattttattttattttattttattttattttatttttttgtgtgagagagagaaagagagagagagggaggagcagagagaggggaaaacacagaatctgaagcaggctccagcctccgaactgtcagcatagagcccgacgtgggatttgaacccatgaaacatgagatgatgacctgagctgaagttggacgctcaaccgactgagccacccagacgcccctgacaccatccaacattttaaatattactgGTTTTTGTTGCTATTGCTAAAATAACTATTAACCTTTGTGATATGAATCTAGCGTTTCCTGGGCACATTATTAACAGTCTATGAAGTCAAAGTTCAGtttcattaatttaattataGCAGAATAACCAGTCTCAAACTAGGACCCAATTGTCTATGTCCAAATCACTTTGAGcttcctgagttttgttttgttttgtttcgttttgttttgtttctccttgaGACTATAGtctcatgggggtgcctgggtggctcagtcgcttaagggtccgactcttgatttccgcttgggtcatgatctcactgtctgtgggttcaagccctgcgtcagactctgtgctgacggtgcagagcctgcttgggattctctgtctctctctgtctctgcctcaagctctctctctctcttctctctctcaaaaagtaaataaataaacatttaaaaaagagactaTAGTTTCATGAAAAGCATACACCAGGCCATCAGCTATCTATTAGGGCTTGACATTTGCCAAACACTGTGACagcacaataataataataatcattattattattattatttttattttaaggagtgTGAcctgaggagagggacagagggagagggagagagactcccaagtaggctctgtgcccagctcaGGGAGCCCAACTCGGacatcccacaacactgggatcatgacctgaccccaaatcaagcatcagatgctcaaccggatgaaccacccaggtgccccggcacaTTTGCTTAATAGAAGCTCAGTGGGTGAGCAagaagcctgtgtgtgtgcacactcatgGCATATGCCTATGTGTCACGTAGAGAGGGCAGTCCATGATATGCATTTTAACGTTTGTGGAATATATtttccctgagagagagagagagagtcacatgTAGGAATTGCTGATTCATAGTTGGGCTCTCCGTGAGAGGCTATGGTTAGGGGTCCCCACAGCGGGCCGTCCACGCTGCAGAAAGGGTCAGACTGCCCGTCCACCAGTGAACGGGTGGTGACAGAGCACTTGGTGAGAAGTGCCTGTAAGTCACAGCCGGGTTCTCCTGAGGCCCCCCGGAAACACTGACCGCGCGCTGGCCTGTGCAGCTGAGTCCTGGGAAAGGCCTTCGAGCCCCTGCCCTGTGTGGCTTCCCACTTACCCTCCATCAGTTTGGTCCTGAAGTAGGCgatgaggaggaggagcagcAAAGTCACAGGCAGGAAGACCCCAGCGAACAGGAGCCAGCCGGGGAGCTCCCTCAGgaacgctgacagcacggagctcaTTGCCAAGCACCCGGCCCCCCGGGGGGCCAGTGGGCCGCACTGGGGATGAGGGCAGCTTTGCTCAGagtctgtatttgtttccttctggGGCTCCGGCCTTTGCTCAGCAAGTCTCAGTGGAAGTTTTGTGGACTTTGCTCTATTTCAACAGCCCCGGGGACGCCGAGAGGCTTGCTGGTGGGTTACTCTGTAACTCAGCTACGAtgtgtggagaaattgaaacgtGATTCTTCCGAAGCGTTCCGGAGAGGAGCGTTTATCTGGCGGGGTGGGGAATGATGCCAGGAGGCCTAGATATCTTTGTATTCAGTTTATCTGGAGTGAATAATACCTGATTCCAAGCAAATCTCATTGTTACGTATCTTCTACTTACATGTGCCCAGACATGGGAAGAAGTTGTCctgcattttctaaatttcagaGTTGAAAGTTGCTTCGCAGCCTCGTCCATGTGCCTATGAACCTGTGTCTGGAAAAAGTGAATTTTCCTTCACGCGCAGTTGATACAACTGATATCAAGGAAGGAGGAACGCTATTCTTTCCATGGGTAAAAACTCTTCCTAGTAGGTCCTGCTCTGAATACTTTTCTGGGAAGTGCActtggtgtatttatttattcaataaatatttaattctactAGAACCCAACCTCTTGGCTAGACGCTGGACGTACAAAGAATAGTAAATCATGGCACCTGCCTTCTGGGAGTGGAAACAGACGCAGAAAGAGGTAATGACCCCGAGCGATAGTGATGGGATAGATGCTATTATGGCCCCTTTTCCTTCGTCCCTCAATGCATCAGCGTTTGCTTCCTGCATTAGTAGTTTGTATTACTAATTATCTTCCACTTAACACATTTCTGTGGCCCACCATTAGCAGTAGAAGGTGGCCCCTGAATGATAGTGTTGTGGTTTGAGTGGTAACTGCAAAGATTCTGGGGAAAGAAAGGGCAAAAAATTATGTTGACACTGACTTGTTGACTAAGTTGAGTTGCCACTGGGAAGACACTGGTCTACTAAACTAAAGGCAATAGAAAGAATCATTTCCATAATGAAAGAATCCCCTGGAGAATTTGGGAAATTGGGAGGGGAAATTGACGAGCCACCTTCTTGGGTTCACGTCTCTTCTCATGCTCTGGCCCTGTCCCCGTCCCCACTTGGCAGCTGCCTTGGTGAGTGGCTGGCAGAGTCTATCAAGCACATGCTGCTGTGAGTGCCTCTTGAATTCCTTCACCAGGGGTTCTTCATGGCCACGCACAGCCTTAATCCTCCTATAAACTCGGCAccctaatttataaaataataagaataggGAGCATCTCTGGGATGCTTGGCTGGCATTCCTAAGCAGTGAACAATAAACAGCTTCCTCTCAGTAGAGAGACATCTTAATTGCAGGAAGAGTCCTTTAGAATAGCCAAGATTAAGTCAGCATCTGTCGtactttatttgcttttcttctcccccctccacacaccctTGAGTGGTGCTGCTGTTTTTTCTCTTGAGTGCTTTCCAATGAGATGGCTCTCTGGTGCTCTTTCAGCTTGAACAGGATGCTAATTTGTAAAGTGTCAGTCTACAAAGAAGCTCCATGAGCAGGTGACATTACCAGGGAGATGTTAGGCAGCTGttgtcatgttctttctttccGTTTTGTTCCATTAAACATTCAAGCCCTCGCTTAATGCCTAGAGAAGGTAAGTAAGAGTAACaggcaaaaatataaatgatattaatATAAGCTCCCAGGTTGACATATAAAGCGCAATGGAAGCATTGAAGAGAGACTAATTAATTCCAGTTAGGGAATTGGGCCGAGTTCATGAAAAGGATAGTATTTGAGCTGAGCCTGGGGATGGAGAGCTGTGGAATCACCTCCTTAAACAAATACGTGACAGTGGGGGCACAGCAGGGTTTATGGAGGACAGGGAAGAAATGAGAGTAGCCAAATGATATGGGGTTCAGAACAGAGATATGATGGTAGAGAAGTGGGGGGGTGCATCAAGGCATAGACTCTTGAACGTGCTTCCAAGGACTATGCTGTTTGGACAAAGGGGACCAATGAAAGGTCTTTGATCATGGACGCACATGAGTTGACCTGGGTTCACTTAGGTAGCCCTTGAAAAAAATGGACCAATGAGAAAGATCCAAGTAGGCTGTTTCAACATGGTGTCAGGATATAATGAGTCTGAGATGGGGGtggcaaagggaagggaaagaggaagacaagGGGCTGGAGGGACCCCATGAACAGTCCTTGGTGAATAAGTAGATAGAGTAAATGTCACCCATGATGCTACCaatcactgagcacttactatgtatcaAGCACCTCATAACCACTCTACgtgtatcttatttaatcctcggAGTGACCATATGAGGAAGACTCAtttgacaaatgaagaaatgaggcacagagaggttaaataactttcccaagacACATATTTAGTGAGTGACAGATTCAGGACTCTGATCCTGAACCGCTGCTCTCATCCACTATGCTATGCCAGGCTTGGGTGGCTGGGGAGATGGCA
This region includes:
- the SMLR1 gene encoding LOW QUALITY PROTEIN: small leucine-rich protein 1 (The sequence of the model RefSeq protein was modified relative to this genomic sequence to represent the inferred CDS: inserted 1 base in 1 codon) — translated: MVRSQVKNLLSFGSEIARCPWNPTLNSDLLSKGRSPRRKQIQTLSKAALIPSAXPLAPRGAGCLAMSSVLSAFLRELPGWLLFAGVFLPVTLLLLLLIAYFRTKLMEVNEELSQTTSHHQYKRRAGSSQYQRTKRR